The Henckelia pumila isolate YLH828 chromosome 2, ASM3356847v2, whole genome shotgun sequence genome includes a window with the following:
- the LOC140879718 gene encoding E3 ubiquitin-protein ligase SDIR1, translating into MSFVFRGTRGDIEAGFQGLIPERRAVRVHAARPVNTNSLAFLVTVLLLFMILNSHQMSPNFLLWLVLGVFFMATTLRMYATCQQLQAQAQAHAVAASGLLGHTELRLHMPPSIALATRGRLQGLRLQLALLDREFDDLDYETLRALDADNIPAASMTEEEINALPVHKYKVSGPQSIGPSVLQASSSNSVEKKQDPSNAQGSVKTSDDDLTCSVCLEQVDVGELIRSLPCLHQFHVNCIDPWLRQQGTCPVCKFRAGSQWSETGQGEGDASYMV; encoded by the exons ATGAGTTTTGTTTTCCGAGGCACGAGAGGAGATATAGAGGCTGGTTTCCAAGGATTGATTCCTGAGCGGCGTGCAGTG CGGGTTCATGCTGCTCGGCCAGTCAATACAAACTCGCTTGCTTTTCTTGTCACAG TGCTATTGCTGTTTATGATTTTGAACTCGCATCAAATGTCTCCAAATTTTTTG CTTTGGCTTGTGCTTGGTGTCTTTTTTATGGCAACCACCCTTAGGATGTACGCAACTTGTCAGCAACTTCAAGCACAGGCTCAAGCTCATGCTGTTGCTGCTAGTGGACTTCTTGGCCACACAGAATTACGGCTGCACATGCCACCATCTATAGCTCTCGCAACGAGGGGGAGGTTGCAGGGTCTCAGACTCCAGCTTGCTCTTCTGGACAGAGAATTTGATGATTTAG ATTATGAAACATTGCGAGCACTGGATGCGGACAATATTCCTGCGGCCTCAATGACTGAGGAAGAGATCAATGCTCTTCCAGTTCACAAGTACAAGGTGTCAGGCCCTCAAAG CATTGGTCCATCTGTACTGCAAGCTTCTTCTTCCAATTCAGTTGAG AAGAAGCAAGATCCTTCAAATGCACAAGGGTCAGTAAAGACCTCGGATGATGATTTGACATGTAGCGTATGCTTGGAGCAAGTTGACGTTGGAGAGCTCATTCGTAGCTTGCCATGCTTGCACCAG TTTCATGTAAATTGCATCGATCCATGGCTACGGCAACAAGGTACATGCCCAGTTTGCAAATTTAGAGCAGGATCACAATGGTCTGAGACTGGACAAGGTGAAGGCGATGCTTCGTATATGGTCTAG
- the LOC140881188 gene encoding peptidyl-prolyl cis-trans isomerase FKBP20-1, translated as MSASVDLTGDGGVLKTTVRRAKPDAIAPSETLPLLDVHYEGILAETGDIFDTTHEDNTIFTFELGTGSVIKAWDIALKTMKVGEVAKITCKPEYAYGSAGSPPDVPPDSTLIFEVELVACRPRKGSSLGSVSDERARLEELKKQRELAAAVKEEEKKKREEAKAAAAARIQAKLEAKKGKGKGKAT; from the exons ATGAGTGCTTCTGTTGATTTGACTGGGGATGGTGGTGTCCTGAAGACAACAGTACGTCGAGCAAAACCTGATGCCATTGCTCCTTCGGAGACCCTTCCTCTTCTCGATG TTCATTATGAAGGCATTCTTGCCGAAACTGGTGACATCTTTGATACTACACATGAGGATAACACTATATTCACCTTTGAATTGGGCACGGGTTCTGTGATTAAAGCTTGGGATATTGCACTAAAAACCATGAAG GTTGGTGAGGTTGCAAAGATTACCTGTAAACCAGAATATGCCTATGGCAGTGCTGGTTCTCCACCTGATGTTCCCCCCGA TTCAACGCTCATTTTTGAGGTGGAGTTGGTAGCATGCCGTCCTCGTAAGGGTTCTAGTCTAGGCAGTGTTTCAGATGAGAGGGCCAGACTGGA GGAGCTCAAGAAGCAGAGGGAATTGGCAGCTGCAGTtaaagaagaagagaagaagaaaagagaagaagcAAAGGCAGCTGCTGCTGCTAGGATTCAAGCCAAACTTGAGGCTAAGAAAGGAAAGGGCAAGGGCAAAGCTACATAA